From Haliotis asinina isolate JCU_RB_2024 chromosome 8, JCU_Hal_asi_v2, whole genome shotgun sequence, a single genomic window includes:
- the LOC137294782 gene encoding THUMP domain-containing protein 2-like, whose product MFYCTAGRGTEVFAEQELVIRQIDYEACVTDGKVYFKSAVKNYDKLFDLKSVERVFVQIAHFNTNKLCTKGKKQFLRSLKEMVVEKEKLESALVTHRHVTHLSEPGEPSEPSNKRWKGEHEGSSLLLDVPTFRVSSKVAGRWGKAFRARNFQEVSQELGRDVVRLLGWKVDLKNPEVEICVHINDESVSVGMPVTRCPLSKRKYMVQPGLRSTVAWIMAHLADIQTGDVVLDPMCGKASVLVEAVQDLLINKAHYMGFDISDGQLDHARENRMSANSQLLDLGAASVLDLPVRDQSVDKIVCDAPFGYKHIMEMKLDLFYPMLIHQISRVLRVGGIAVVMTSCDLKAILLSCIQTPHTETRANERTLSSVNSSQGTKTSGEDDNSSGGQHGRAKDCVDISLTTSVGTGQNNSSLSADPPCQGAKVLTDIIISDNNMDRTDSEHESDFAQQIAQRMCTANHESPFNMCDSVEKCVEPKVKDVDTSERTGVSGESDPPTKSNLYLCSEHYVKLGETHAIIFVLRKENKY is encoded by the exons ATGTTTTACTGTACCGCTGGTAGGGGTACAGAAGTCTTTGCAGAGCAAGAGTTGGTAATAAGACAAATAGACTATGAG GCTTGTGTAACAGATGGAAAGGTGTATTTCAAGAGTGCTGTCAAGAATTATGACAAACTCTTTGATCTAAAATCTGTGGAAAGAGTATTTGTGCAAATCGCTCATTTCAACACAAACAAACTTTGCACAAAAG GGAAAAAACAGTTCCTCAGATCACTGAAGGAGATGGTGGTGGAGAAGGAAAAGTTAGAGTCAGCTCTGGTCACACACAGACATGTGACACATCTCTCAGAGCCTGGGGAACCAAGTGAGCCATCCAACAAGAGGTGGAAGGGAGAACATGAAGGATCAAGTCTGCTGTTAGATGTCCCGACTTTCCGTGTGTCCAGCAAAGTGGCTGGACGATGGGGGAAGGCATTCAGGGCAAGGAATTTCCAG GAAGTCTCTCAGGAGCTTGGAAGGGATGTTGTGAGACTGCTTGGGTGGAAGGTTGACTTGAAAAACCCTGAAGTAGAG ATCTGCGTTCACATCAATGATGAGTCTGTATCTGTGGGCATGCCTGTCACAAG GTGTCCATTGTCAAAGAGGAAGTATATGGTCCAGCCTGGCTTGAGGTCCACTGTAGCATGGATCATGGCACATCTAGCAGACATACAG ACAGGTGATGTGGTGCTAGACCCCATGTGTGGGAAGGCCTCAGTCCTGGTTGAAGCTGTTCAGGATTTGCTGATTAATAAG GCACATTACATGGGTTTTGACATCAGTGATGGGCAGCTTGACCATGCCAGGGAGAACAGGATGTCAGCCAATAGTCAGCTGCTGGACCTGGGAGCAGCAAGTGTCCTAG ATTTACCTGTTCGAGATCAGTCAGTGGACAAAATTGTGTGTGATGCTCCATTTGGATACAAACATATCATGGAAATGAAGTTGGACTTATTCTACCCAATGTTGATACACCAGATTTCCAG AGTTTTGAGGGTTGGAGGCATAGCTGTGGTGATGACAAGTTGTGACCTGAAGGCCATACTGCTCAGCTGTATACAGacaccacacacagaaacaagGGCTAATGAGAGGACATTGTCTAGCGTGAACTCCTCTCAAGGAACAAAGACATCAGGAGAAGATGACAACAGCAGTGGAGGACAGCATGGTAGAGCCAAGGACTGTGTTGACATCAGTCTGACAACATCGGTGGGAACTGGACAAAATAACAGTTCTCTCAGTGCAGACCCTCCATGTCAAGGTGCCAAAGTCCTTACAGATATTATCATATCAGACAATAACATGGACAGAACTGACAGTGAGCATGAATCAGATTTTGCTCAACAGATTGCTCAAAGAATGTGTACTGCTAATCACGAGTCCCCCTTTAACATGTGTGACTCTGTAGAAAAATGTGTTGAACCCAAGGTAAAAGATGTTGACACTTCTGAGAGAACGGGAGTATCAGGTGAATCTGACCCACCTACCAAATCAAATCTATATCTGTGCAGTGAACATTATGTAAAATTAGGGGAAACTCATgctattatttttgttttaaggaaagaaaataaatattga
- the LOC137294783 gene encoding testis-specific expressed protein 55-like has translation MAADTVTTTDMERSETEDTEVKMEESAKCEKEDKVEDVSQELQKVLDLGVDNAIGGTIADLEDVTYVEPVPDPYNKAIKYLEKHNILQLFQTLTTNIVYKRPEHPVDFMIEEIEELKKLMDPSKEKADGAS, from the exons ATGGCGGCAGACACGGTGACTACAACAGATATGGAACGATCAGAAACCGAAgatactgaagtgaaaatggAAGAGAGTGCTAAATGTGAAAAAGAAGACAAAGTGGAAGATGTCAGTCAAGAATTGCAGAAAGTTTTGGATTTAGGCGTGGATAACGCAATCGGCGGAACCATTGCAGATCTTGAAGATGTGACTTATGTGGAACCGGTTCCAGATCCTTACAACAAAGCCATTAAATACCTGGAGAAACATAACATTCTTCAGCTTTTCCAG ACTCTGACAACAAACATTGTGTACAAGCGTCCAGAACATCCAGTTGACTTCATGATTGAAGAGATAGAAGAGCTGAAGAAGTTGATGGATCCTTCAAAAGAAAAAGCAGATGGAGCCTCATGA